In Natronospira bacteriovora, a single window of DNA contains:
- the pyk gene encoding pyruvate kinase: MPRRTKIVATLGPAVASLEKLRELVAAGVDVMRINFSHGKAADHGRLAALAREAAKAENRDVALLADLQGPKIRIDGFRDGPVELEDGQAFVLDAELDPRGGDQTRVGLTYKDLPRDVQPGDVLLLDDGLIALGVERVEGARIHTRVEMGGRLSDNKGINRQGGGLSAPALTDKDREDIRTAAELDVDYLAISFPRSADDVEQAKQLLRAAGGQAGMIAKIERAEAIEAIDEIILASDGVMVARGDLAVEIGDAELPAVQKMIIHRARELNRVVIVATQMMESMITQPRPTRAEVLDVANAVMDGADAVMLSAETATGKYPIRVVEAMNRVCVGAEKQPRTQRSRHRLDSRFQRIDEAIAMATMYTANHLDVRAIVALTESGSTPLWMSRIRSGIPIYALTRHESTRRRVTLYRGVYPVPYDILHHEPRRILEDAADLLIGMDAVEKGELLIFTKGDFEGVAGGTNAMKIITA, translated from the coding sequence ATGCCAAGAAGAACGAAGATTGTTGCAACCCTCGGGCCTGCCGTTGCGTCGCTTGAAAAACTGCGAGAGCTGGTGGCTGCCGGTGTGGACGTCATGCGCATCAATTTCTCCCACGGCAAGGCCGCGGATCATGGTCGCCTGGCCGCACTCGCCCGTGAAGCAGCGAAGGCCGAGAATCGGGATGTGGCCCTGCTGGCTGATCTGCAGGGACCGAAGATTCGTATCGATGGATTTCGTGATGGCCCCGTGGAGCTGGAGGACGGCCAGGCATTCGTGCTGGATGCCGAGCTTGATCCCAGGGGGGGTGATCAGACCCGGGTGGGGCTGACCTACAAGGATCTGCCCCGGGACGTGCAGCCCGGCGATGTGCTGCTGCTGGATGACGGCCTGATTGCGCTTGGCGTTGAACGCGTTGAGGGGGCGCGCATTCATACCCGCGTTGAGATGGGCGGGCGCTTGTCCGATAACAAGGGCATCAATCGTCAGGGGGGTGGCCTGTCGGCACCGGCGCTGACCGACAAGGATCGCGAGGATATTCGTACGGCCGCCGAACTGGATGTGGATTATCTGGCCATCTCCTTCCCGCGTTCGGCCGACGATGTTGAACAGGCGAAGCAGCTGTTGCGTGCCGCCGGCGGACAGGCCGGCATGATCGCCAAGATTGAACGGGCGGAAGCCATCGAGGCCATCGATGAAATCATTCTGGCCAGTGATGGTGTCATGGTGGCGCGTGGTGATCTGGCGGTCGAGATCGGGGATGCCGAACTGCCCGCCGTGCAGAAGATGATCATTCATCGTGCCCGTGAGTTGAATCGGGTGGTGATCGTTGCCACCCAGATGATGGAGTCCATGATTACCCAGCCACGCCCGACCCGGGCCGAGGTGCTGGATGTGGCCAATGCCGTCATGGACGGTGCGGATGCCGTGATGTTGTCGGCCGAGACGGCCACCGGAAAGTACCCGATCCGGGTGGTGGAGGCCATGAACCGGGTGTGCGTGGGTGCGGAGAAACAGCCCCGCACCCAGCGTTCCCGGCATCGCCTGGACAGTCGCTTCCAGCGTATCGACGAAGCCATCGCCATGGCCACCATGTACACCGCCAACCATCTGGATGTGCGCGCCATCGTGGCCCTGACGGAGTCCGGTTCCACCCCCCTGTGGATGTCGCGCATCCGCTCCGGCATTCCCATTTATGCCTTGACCCGGCATGAAAGCACCCGTCGTCGGGTGACCCTCTACCGTGGTGTCTACCCCGTGCCCTATGACATCCTCCACCATGAGCCGCGTCGGATACTCGAGGATGCGGCGGATCTCTTGATCGGCATGGACGCGGTGGAGAAGGGCGAGCTGCTGATCTTCACCAAGGGTGACTTCGAAGGCGTGGCCGGTGGCACCAATGCCATGAAGATCATCACCGCCTGA